In Bacillus cereus ATCC 14579, a single window of DNA contains:
- a CDS encoding ASCH domain-containing protein, translating into MRYEMGLYNKPFQSIRSGKKVYEVRLYDKKRQLINKDDEIVFTNLKTTEMMTVKVTEIKRYESFKAIYEQIDKKLLDCENDSLEEMLESTYKIYTKEQEKEWGTVAIRIEVIK; encoded by the coding sequence ATGCGATACGAAATGGGTTTATATAATAAACCGTTTCAGTCAATTCGATCAGGGAAAAAAGTATATGAAGTACGCCTATACGATAAAAAACGTCAACTAATAAACAAAGACGATGAAATCGTATTTACGAATCTTAAGACAACAGAAATGATGACGGTAAAAGTAACGGAAATAAAGCGATACGAGAGCTTTAAAGCTATATATGAACAAATCGATAAAAAATTATTGGATTGTGAAAATGATAGTTTAGAGGAAATGTTAGAAAGTACATACAAAATATATACGAAAGAACAAGAAAAAGAGTGGGGAACAGTTGCGATTCGTATTGAGGTAATAAAATGA
- a CDS encoding CatB-related O-acetyltransferase, with product MLYLNQKPEYNKYDIGDYTYSKVGPTIFSWNDETKLKIGKFCSLAEEVVFILGGEHRADWITTYPFNALFDEGAHITGHPSSKGDIVVGNDVWIGYQSCILSGVTIGNGAIIGAKSVVTKDVPPYAIVAGNPAKFIRYRFPQETIDKLENLAWWDWDISVIKGAIPLLLSDKIDEFFTSPENESI from the coding sequence ATGTTATATTTAAATCAAAAACCTGAATATAATAAATATGATATTGGTGATTATACTTATAGTAAAGTAGGACCAACCATTTTTTCTTGGAACGATGAAACAAAATTGAAAATAGGTAAGTTTTGTTCATTAGCAGAAGAAGTCGTTTTCATACTTGGCGGTGAACATCGCGCAGACTGGATAACAACTTATCCATTTAATGCACTTTTTGATGAAGGAGCACATATTACTGGTCACCCTTCTTCAAAAGGTGATATCGTAGTTGGCAATGATGTATGGATTGGTTATCAATCCTGCATTTTATCTGGTGTTACAATTGGTAACGGTGCCATTATTGGTGCAAAAAGTGTTGTTACAAAAGACGTCCCTCCATATGCAATTGTGGCTGGTAATCCAGCAAAATTTATTCGATATCGTTTCCCGCAAGAAACAATTGACAAACTAGAGAATCTTGCATGGTGGGACTGGGACATTTCTGTTATAAAAGGAGCTATTCCATTACTACTTTCCGACAAAATCGACGAATTTTTCACCTCGCCCGAAAATGAATCTATATGA
- a CDS encoding (S)-benzoin forming benzil reductase → MRYVIITGTSQGLGEAIATQLLEKNTTVISISRRENQELTKLAEQYNSNCIFHSLDLQDVHNLETNFKEIISSIKKDNVSSIHLINNAGTVAPMKPIEKAESEQFITNVHINLLAPMILTSTFMKHTKDWKVDKRVINISSGAGKNPYFGWGAYCTTKAGVNMFTQCVATEEVEKEYPVKIVAFAPGVVDTNMQSQIRETNKEDFINLDRFIALKEEGKLLSPEYVAKAIRNLLETEDFPQGEVIRIDE, encoded by the coding sequence ATGCGCTACGTTATCATAACAGGAACTTCACAAGGTTTAGGTGAGGCAATCGCTACGCAATTATTAGAAAAAAATACAACTGTCATCTCTATTTCTAGAAGAGAAAATCAAGAGCTTACAAAACTTGCAGAGCAATATAACAGCAATTGCATTTTTCATTCCCTAGATCTTCAAGATGTACATAACTTAGAAACTAACTTTAAAGAGATCATTTCATCTATTAAAAAAGACAATGTATCCTCTATTCATTTAATTAATAATGCGGGTACAGTTGCACCTATGAAGCCAATTGAAAAAGCTGAAAGTGAACAATTCATTACGAACGTTCACATTAATTTACTTGCACCTATGATTCTTACATCTACATTTATGAAACATACGAAAGACTGGAAAGTAGATAAACGCGTTATTAACATTTCATCTGGTGCAGGAAAAAACCCTTACTTTGGCTGGGGCGCTTATTGTACAACGAAAGCTGGTGTAAATATGTTTACACAGTGCGTAGCAACTGAAGAAGTGGAAAAAGAATATCCAGTAAAAATCGTCGCTTTTGCACCTGGCGTTGTTGATACAAATATGCAATCACAAATTCGCGAAACAAATAAAGAAGATTTCATAAATTTGGACCGCTTCATTGCATTAAAAGAAGAAGGAAAACTATTATCACCTGAATATGTTGCGAAAGCTATTCGTAACTTACTAGAAACTGAGGACTTCCCTCAAGGCGAGGTTATTAGAATCGATGAATAA